One stretch of Equus przewalskii isolate Varuska chromosome 9, EquPr2, whole genome shotgun sequence DNA includes these proteins:
- the TTYH1 gene encoding protein tweety homolog 1 isoform X4 has product MGAPPGYRPSAWVHLLHQLPRADFQLRPVPSGFAPQEQEYQQALLLVAALAGLGLGLSLIFIAVYLIRFCCCRPPEAPGTKSPPPGGGCVTWSCIAALLVGCAGIGIGFYGNSETSDGVSQLSSALLHANHTLSAIDHLVLEMVERLGEAVRTELTTLEEVLTQRTELVAATRGARRQAEAVAQQLQGLAFWRDVPLSPLQVAEDVSFVEEYRWLAYILLLLLELLVCLFTLLGLAKQSKWLVVVMTVMSLLVLILSWGSMGLEAATAVGLSDFCSSPDTYVLNLTQEETGLGSDILSYYFLCNQAVSNPFQQRLTLSQRALANIHSQLQGLEREAVPQFPSAQKPLLSLEETMNVTEGNFHQLVALLHCRGLHKDYGAALRGLCEDALEGLLFLLLFSLLSAGALATALCSLPRAWALFPPRNPSASCSGSPLSEPLLRARLEPASRRW; this is encoded by the exons ATGGGGGCGCCCCCGGGCTACCGACCCTCGGCTTGGGTGCATCTGCTCCACCAGCTGCCCCGCGCCGACTTCCAGCTCCGCCCGGTGCCCAGCGGTTTCGCGCCCCAAGAGCAAGAATACCAGCAG gccttgTTGCTGGTGGCGGCCTTGGCGGGCCTGGGCTTGGGCCTGAGCCTCATCTTCATTGCTGTCTACCTCATCCGCTTCTGCTGCTGCCGGCCCCCAGAGGCCCCCGGGACCAAGAGCCCCCCGCCCGGGGGAGGCTGTGTCACCTGGAGCTGCATTGCTGCCCTTCTCGTCGGCTG TGCCGGCATTGGCATCGGTTTCTATGGCAACAGCGAGACCAGTGATGGGGTGTCCCAGCTCAGCTCAGCGCTACTGCATGCCAACCACACGCTCAGCGCCATTGACCACCTG GTGTTGGAGATGGTGGAGAGGCTGGGCGAGGCCGTGAGGACAGAGCTGACCACTCTGGAGGAGGTGCTCACGCAGCGCACAGAGCTGGTGGCTGCCACCCGGGGGGCTCGGCGGCAGGCGGAGGCCGTGGCCCAGCAGCTACAGGGGCTGGCATTCTGGCGGGACGTGCCCTTGAGCCCCCTGCAAGTGGCCGAAGATGTGTCCTTTGTGGAGGAGTACAG gtgGCTGGCCTACAtcctcctgctgctcctggaGCTCCTGGTCTGCCTCTTCACCCTCCTGGGCCTGGCGAAGCAGAGCAAGTGGCTGGTGGTCGT GATGACAGTGATGAGTCTCCTGGTTCTTATCCTGAGCTGGGGCTCCATGGGCCTGGAGGCAGCTACAGCCGTG ggcctcagtgaCTTCTGCTCCAGTCCGGACACCTATGTGCTGAACCTGACTCAGGAGGAGACTGGGCTGGGCTCAG ACATCCTGAGCTATTATTTCCTCTGCAACCAGGCCGTCTCCAACCCCTTCCAACAG aGGCTGACTCTGTCCCAGCGAGCTCTGGCCAACATCCACTCCCAGCTGCAGGGCCTGGAGCGAGAAGCTGTTCCCCAGTTCCCTTCTGCGCAG AAGCCTCTGCTGTCCTTGGAGGAGACGATGAACGTGACAGAGGGAAACTTCCACCAGTTAGTGGCACTGCTCCATTGTCGCGGCCTGCACAAG gATTATGGTGCCGCCCTGCGGGGCCTGTGTGAAGATGCCCTGGAAGGCCTGCTCTTCCTgctgctcttctccctcctgtctGCTGGGGCCCTCGCCACTGCCCTCTGCAGCCTGCCCCGTGCCTGGGCCCTCTTCCCACCCAG GAATCCAAGCGCTTCGTGCAGTGGCAGTCCTCTATCTGAGCCCCTGCTCCGTGCCAGACTGGAGCCTGCCTCGCGTCGCTGGTGA
- the TTYH1 gene encoding protein tweety homolog 1 isoform X2, whose product MGAPPGYRPSAWVHLLHQLPRADFQLRPVPSGFAPQEQEYQQALLLVAALAGLGLGLSLIFIAVYLIRFCCCRPPEAPGTKSPPPGGGCVTWSCIAALLVGCAGIGIGFYGNSETSDGVSQLSSALLHANHTLSAIDHLVLEMVERLGEAVRTELTTLEEVLTQRTELVAATRGARRQAEAVAQQLQGLAFWRDVPLSPLQVAEDVSFVEEYRWLAYILLLLLELLVCLFTLLGLAKQSKWLVVVMTVMSLLVLILSWGSMGLEAATAVGLSDFCSSPDTYVLNLTQEETGLGSDILSYYFLCNQAVSNPFQQRLTLSQRALANIHSQLQGLEREAVPQFPSAQKPLLSLEETMNVTEGNFHQLVALLHCRGLHKDYGAALRGLCEDALEGLLFLLLFSLLSAGALATALCSLPRAWALFPPSRNPSASCSGSPLSEPLLRARLEPASRRW is encoded by the exons ATGGGGGCGCCCCCGGGCTACCGACCCTCGGCTTGGGTGCATCTGCTCCACCAGCTGCCCCGCGCCGACTTCCAGCTCCGCCCGGTGCCCAGCGGTTTCGCGCCCCAAGAGCAAGAATACCAGCAG gccttgTTGCTGGTGGCGGCCTTGGCGGGCCTGGGCTTGGGCCTGAGCCTCATCTTCATTGCTGTCTACCTCATCCGCTTCTGCTGCTGCCGGCCCCCAGAGGCCCCCGGGACCAAGAGCCCCCCGCCCGGGGGAGGCTGTGTCACCTGGAGCTGCATTGCTGCCCTTCTCGTCGGCTG TGCCGGCATTGGCATCGGTTTCTATGGCAACAGCGAGACCAGTGATGGGGTGTCCCAGCTCAGCTCAGCGCTACTGCATGCCAACCACACGCTCAGCGCCATTGACCACCTG GTGTTGGAGATGGTGGAGAGGCTGGGCGAGGCCGTGAGGACAGAGCTGACCACTCTGGAGGAGGTGCTCACGCAGCGCACAGAGCTGGTGGCTGCCACCCGGGGGGCTCGGCGGCAGGCGGAGGCCGTGGCCCAGCAGCTACAGGGGCTGGCATTCTGGCGGGACGTGCCCTTGAGCCCCCTGCAAGTGGCCGAAGATGTGTCCTTTGTGGAGGAGTACAG gtgGCTGGCCTACAtcctcctgctgctcctggaGCTCCTGGTCTGCCTCTTCACCCTCCTGGGCCTGGCGAAGCAGAGCAAGTGGCTGGTGGTCGT GATGACAGTGATGAGTCTCCTGGTTCTTATCCTGAGCTGGGGCTCCATGGGCCTGGAGGCAGCTACAGCCGTG ggcctcagtgaCTTCTGCTCCAGTCCGGACACCTATGTGCTGAACCTGACTCAGGAGGAGACTGGGCTGGGCTCAG ACATCCTGAGCTATTATTTCCTCTGCAACCAGGCCGTCTCCAACCCCTTCCAACAG aGGCTGACTCTGTCCCAGCGAGCTCTGGCCAACATCCACTCCCAGCTGCAGGGCCTGGAGCGAGAAGCTGTTCCCCAGTTCCCTTCTGCGCAG AAGCCTCTGCTGTCCTTGGAGGAGACGATGAACGTGACAGAGGGAAACTTCCACCAGTTAGTGGCACTGCTCCATTGTCGCGGCCTGCACAAG gATTATGGTGCCGCCCTGCGGGGCCTGTGTGAAGATGCCCTGGAAGGCCTGCTCTTCCTgctgctcttctccctcctgtctGCTGGGGCCCTCGCCACTGCCCTCTGCAGCCTGCCCCGTGCCTGGGCCCTCTTCCCACCCAG CAGGAATCCAAGCGCTTCGTGCAGTGGCAGTCCTCTATCTGAGCCCCTGCTCCGTGCCAGACTGGAGCCTGCCTCGCGTCGCTGGTGA
- the TTYH1 gene encoding protein tweety homolog 1 isoform X3 — protein MGAPPGYRPSAWVHLLHQLPRADFQLRPVPSGFAPQEQEYQQALLLVAALAGLGLGLSLIFIAVYLIRFCCCRPPEAPGTKSPPPGGGCVTWSCIAALLVGCAGIGIGFYGNSETSDGVSQLSSALLHANHTLSAIDHLVLEMVERLGEAVRTELTTLEEVLTQRTELVAATRGARRQAEAVAQQLQGLAFWRDVPLSPLQVAEDVSFVEEYRWLAYILLLLLELLVCLFTLLGLAKQSKWLVVVMTVMSLLVLILSWGSMGLEAATAVGLSDFCSSPDTYVLNLTQEETGLGSDILSYYFLCNQAVSNPFQQRLTLSQRALANIHSQLQGLEREAVPQFPSAQKPLLSLEETMNVTEGNFHQLVALLHCRGLHKDYGAALRGLCEDALEGLLFLLLFSLLSAGALATALCSLPRAWALFPPSDDYDDTDDDDPFNPQESKRFVQWQSSI, from the exons ATGGGGGCGCCCCCGGGCTACCGACCCTCGGCTTGGGTGCATCTGCTCCACCAGCTGCCCCGCGCCGACTTCCAGCTCCGCCCGGTGCCCAGCGGTTTCGCGCCCCAAGAGCAAGAATACCAGCAG gccttgTTGCTGGTGGCGGCCTTGGCGGGCCTGGGCTTGGGCCTGAGCCTCATCTTCATTGCTGTCTACCTCATCCGCTTCTGCTGCTGCCGGCCCCCAGAGGCCCCCGGGACCAAGAGCCCCCCGCCCGGGGGAGGCTGTGTCACCTGGAGCTGCATTGCTGCCCTTCTCGTCGGCTG TGCCGGCATTGGCATCGGTTTCTATGGCAACAGCGAGACCAGTGATGGGGTGTCCCAGCTCAGCTCAGCGCTACTGCATGCCAACCACACGCTCAGCGCCATTGACCACCTG GTGTTGGAGATGGTGGAGAGGCTGGGCGAGGCCGTGAGGACAGAGCTGACCACTCTGGAGGAGGTGCTCACGCAGCGCACAGAGCTGGTGGCTGCCACCCGGGGGGCTCGGCGGCAGGCGGAGGCCGTGGCCCAGCAGCTACAGGGGCTGGCATTCTGGCGGGACGTGCCCTTGAGCCCCCTGCAAGTGGCCGAAGATGTGTCCTTTGTGGAGGAGTACAG gtgGCTGGCCTACAtcctcctgctgctcctggaGCTCCTGGTCTGCCTCTTCACCCTCCTGGGCCTGGCGAAGCAGAGCAAGTGGCTGGTGGTCGT GATGACAGTGATGAGTCTCCTGGTTCTTATCCTGAGCTGGGGCTCCATGGGCCTGGAGGCAGCTACAGCCGTG ggcctcagtgaCTTCTGCTCCAGTCCGGACACCTATGTGCTGAACCTGACTCAGGAGGAGACTGGGCTGGGCTCAG ACATCCTGAGCTATTATTTCCTCTGCAACCAGGCCGTCTCCAACCCCTTCCAACAG aGGCTGACTCTGTCCCAGCGAGCTCTGGCCAACATCCACTCCCAGCTGCAGGGCCTGGAGCGAGAAGCTGTTCCCCAGTTCCCTTCTGCGCAG AAGCCTCTGCTGTCCTTGGAGGAGACGATGAACGTGACAGAGGGAAACTTCCACCAGTTAGTGGCACTGCTCCATTGTCGCGGCCTGCACAAG gATTATGGTGCCGCCCTGCGGGGCCTGTGTGAAGATGCCCTGGAAGGCCTGCTCTTCCTgctgctcttctccctcctgtctGCTGGGGCCCTCGCCACTGCCCTCTGCAGCCTGCCCCGTGCCTGGGCCCTCTTCCCACCCAG TGACGACTATGATGACACAGACGATGATGACCCTTTCAACCCTCAG GAATCCAAGCGCTTCGTGCAGTGGCAGTCCTCTATCTGA
- the TTYH1 gene encoding protein tweety homolog 1 isoform X1, which produces MGAPPGYRPSAWVHLLHQLPRADFQLRPVPSGFAPQEQEYQQALLLVAALAGLGLGLSLIFIAVYLIRFCCCRPPEAPGTKSPPPGGGCVTWSCIAALLVGCAGIGIGFYGNSETSDGVSQLSSALLHANHTLSAIDHLVLEMVERLGEAVRTELTTLEEVLTQRTELVAATRGARRQAEAVAQQLQGLAFWRDVPLSPLQVAEDVSFVEEYRWLAYILLLLLELLVCLFTLLGLAKQSKWLVVVMTVMSLLVLILSWGSMGLEAATAVGLSDFCSSPDTYVLNLTQEETGLGSDILSYYFLCNQAVSNPFQQRLTLSQRALANIHSQLQGLEREAVPQFPSAQKPLLSLEETMNVTEGNFHQLVALLHCRGLHKDYGAALRGLCEDALEGLLFLLLFSLLSAGALATALCSLPRAWALFPPSDDYDDTDDDDPFNPQQESKRFVQWQSSI; this is translated from the exons ATGGGGGCGCCCCCGGGCTACCGACCCTCGGCTTGGGTGCATCTGCTCCACCAGCTGCCCCGCGCCGACTTCCAGCTCCGCCCGGTGCCCAGCGGTTTCGCGCCCCAAGAGCAAGAATACCAGCAG gccttgTTGCTGGTGGCGGCCTTGGCGGGCCTGGGCTTGGGCCTGAGCCTCATCTTCATTGCTGTCTACCTCATCCGCTTCTGCTGCTGCCGGCCCCCAGAGGCCCCCGGGACCAAGAGCCCCCCGCCCGGGGGAGGCTGTGTCACCTGGAGCTGCATTGCTGCCCTTCTCGTCGGCTG TGCCGGCATTGGCATCGGTTTCTATGGCAACAGCGAGACCAGTGATGGGGTGTCCCAGCTCAGCTCAGCGCTACTGCATGCCAACCACACGCTCAGCGCCATTGACCACCTG GTGTTGGAGATGGTGGAGAGGCTGGGCGAGGCCGTGAGGACAGAGCTGACCACTCTGGAGGAGGTGCTCACGCAGCGCACAGAGCTGGTGGCTGCCACCCGGGGGGCTCGGCGGCAGGCGGAGGCCGTGGCCCAGCAGCTACAGGGGCTGGCATTCTGGCGGGACGTGCCCTTGAGCCCCCTGCAAGTGGCCGAAGATGTGTCCTTTGTGGAGGAGTACAG gtgGCTGGCCTACAtcctcctgctgctcctggaGCTCCTGGTCTGCCTCTTCACCCTCCTGGGCCTGGCGAAGCAGAGCAAGTGGCTGGTGGTCGT GATGACAGTGATGAGTCTCCTGGTTCTTATCCTGAGCTGGGGCTCCATGGGCCTGGAGGCAGCTACAGCCGTG ggcctcagtgaCTTCTGCTCCAGTCCGGACACCTATGTGCTGAACCTGACTCAGGAGGAGACTGGGCTGGGCTCAG ACATCCTGAGCTATTATTTCCTCTGCAACCAGGCCGTCTCCAACCCCTTCCAACAG aGGCTGACTCTGTCCCAGCGAGCTCTGGCCAACATCCACTCCCAGCTGCAGGGCCTGGAGCGAGAAGCTGTTCCCCAGTTCCCTTCTGCGCAG AAGCCTCTGCTGTCCTTGGAGGAGACGATGAACGTGACAGAGGGAAACTTCCACCAGTTAGTGGCACTGCTCCATTGTCGCGGCCTGCACAAG gATTATGGTGCCGCCCTGCGGGGCCTGTGTGAAGATGCCCTGGAAGGCCTGCTCTTCCTgctgctcttctccctcctgtctGCTGGGGCCCTCGCCACTGCCCTCTGCAGCCTGCCCCGTGCCTGGGCCCTCTTCCCACCCAG TGACGACTATGATGACACAGACGATGATGACCCTTTCAACCCTCAG CAGGAATCCAAGCGCTTCGTGCAGTGGCAGTCCTCTATCTGA
- the TTYH1 gene encoding protein tweety homolog 1 isoform X5, whose translation MGAPPGYRPSAWVHLLHQLPRADFQLRPVPSGFAPQEQEYQQALLLVAALAGLGLGLSLIFIAVYLIRFCCCRPPEAPGTKSPPPGGGCVTWSCIAALLVGCAGIGIGFYGNSETSDGVSQLSSALLHANHTLSAIDHLVLEMVERLGEAVRTELTTLEEVLTQRTELVAATRGARRQAEAVAQQLQGLAFWRDVPLSPLQVAEDVSFVEEYRWLAYILLLLLELLVCLFTLLGLAKQSKWLVVVMTVMSLLVLILSWGSMGLEAATAVGLSDFCSSPDTYVLNLTQEETGLGSDILSYYFLCNQAVSNPFQQRLTLSQRALANIHSQLQGLEREAVPQFPSAQKPLLSLEETMNVTEGNFHQLVALLHCRGLHKG comes from the exons ATGGGGGCGCCCCCGGGCTACCGACCCTCGGCTTGGGTGCATCTGCTCCACCAGCTGCCCCGCGCCGACTTCCAGCTCCGCCCGGTGCCCAGCGGTTTCGCGCCCCAAGAGCAAGAATACCAGCAG gccttgTTGCTGGTGGCGGCCTTGGCGGGCCTGGGCTTGGGCCTGAGCCTCATCTTCATTGCTGTCTACCTCATCCGCTTCTGCTGCTGCCGGCCCCCAGAGGCCCCCGGGACCAAGAGCCCCCCGCCCGGGGGAGGCTGTGTCACCTGGAGCTGCATTGCTGCCCTTCTCGTCGGCTG TGCCGGCATTGGCATCGGTTTCTATGGCAACAGCGAGACCAGTGATGGGGTGTCCCAGCTCAGCTCAGCGCTACTGCATGCCAACCACACGCTCAGCGCCATTGACCACCTG GTGTTGGAGATGGTGGAGAGGCTGGGCGAGGCCGTGAGGACAGAGCTGACCACTCTGGAGGAGGTGCTCACGCAGCGCACAGAGCTGGTGGCTGCCACCCGGGGGGCTCGGCGGCAGGCGGAGGCCGTGGCCCAGCAGCTACAGGGGCTGGCATTCTGGCGGGACGTGCCCTTGAGCCCCCTGCAAGTGGCCGAAGATGTGTCCTTTGTGGAGGAGTACAG gtgGCTGGCCTACAtcctcctgctgctcctggaGCTCCTGGTCTGCCTCTTCACCCTCCTGGGCCTGGCGAAGCAGAGCAAGTGGCTGGTGGTCGT GATGACAGTGATGAGTCTCCTGGTTCTTATCCTGAGCTGGGGCTCCATGGGCCTGGAGGCAGCTACAGCCGTG ggcctcagtgaCTTCTGCTCCAGTCCGGACACCTATGTGCTGAACCTGACTCAGGAGGAGACTGGGCTGGGCTCAG ACATCCTGAGCTATTATTTCCTCTGCAACCAGGCCGTCTCCAACCCCTTCCAACAG aGGCTGACTCTGTCCCAGCGAGCTCTGGCCAACATCCACTCCCAGCTGCAGGGCCTGGAGCGAGAAGCTGTTCCCCAGTTCCCTTCTGCGCAG AAGCCTCTGCTGTCCTTGGAGGAGACGATGAACGTGACAGAGGGAAACTTCCACCAGTTAGTGGCACTGCTCCATTGTCGCGGCCTGCACAAG GGGTAA